A stretch of the Nitrospiria bacterium genome encodes the following:
- the tatB gene encoding Sec-independent protein translocase protein TatB: MFGIGLPELIVILVIALLVVGPQRLPELARALGRGLAELKRATQDLKDEIDAEVRKIDEPAEAKSHGTGPADGAPRPTPEAGAPAPPTGEKES, from the coding sequence ATGTTCGGGATCGGACTTCCGGAACTGATCGTGATCTTGGTCATCGCCCTGCTGGTGGTGGGGCCGCAGCGATTGCCGGAGCTGGCGCGGGCCCTCGGCCGGGGACTGGCCGAGCTGAAGCGCGCCACGCAGGACTTGAAAGACGAGATCGACGCCGAGGTTCGGAAGATCGACGAACCGGCCGAGGCGAAGTCCCACGGGACGGGGCCGGCGGACGGGGCTCCGCGACCGACGCCGGAAGCCGGGGCGCCCGCCCCTCCGACCGGGGAGAAAGAATCATGA
- a CDS encoding DUF465 domain-containing protein → MMEKPFEFRDALRQRNAEFQKLEETHHRLERELNELIRRKTLTPEEESHKKQIQVEKLHTKDRLEAILREYTKQHSPHS, encoded by the coding sequence ATGATGGAGAAACCGTTTGAGTTTCGGGACGCGTTGCGTCAACGGAATGCGGAATTCCAAAAATTGGAGGAAACGCACCATCGGTTGGAACGGGAACTGAACGAATTGATCCGCCGCAAGACCCTGACGCCCGAGGAGGAGTCGCACAAGAAACAGATCCAGGTGGAAAAGTTGCACACGAAGGATCGCCTGGAAGCGATCCTCCGTGAATACACGAAACAGCATTCGCCCCATTCCTGA